Genomic DNA from Candidatus Sulfurimonas marisnigri:
TCTACCCCATGCGACACTACATATGCTAATCCGAAAAATCCTACTGCCAATGAACCAATAATTGAGATTATCATCCAAGTCATACCTATAGTTTTTGCACGATGCATCTCATCTTCGTGGCGAATAGACATGAAGCGAACCAGTATATGTGGTTGTCCAAAATATCCAAGCCCCCAAGCCATCAAAGAGAGTACGCTGACTATGGATGCTCCGTTTAAAATATCCAGATTAGATGGGTCAACAGACTCTATAATTCTTAGTCCCTCACTTATCCCACCGACATCATAAATAACAACAATAGGCACAACCGCTAAGGTAAGCATCATCAATATACCTTGAATAAAATCTGTCCAGCTTACAGCATTGTACCCACCTAAGAAAGTATAAGATACGATTACAAAACTTCCAATCAAAAGTGCCGTGTCGTAGTCAAGATGAAAGGTGACTTCAAAAAGTTTTGCACCGCCGACAAGTCCGGAAGATGTGTAAAGAGTATAGAAAACTAGAATAACAACAGCAGTCACAATTCGAAGTAAATTTCCTTTGTCGTTAAAGCGGTTTGAGAAATAATCAGGGATGGTAATCGCATCTCCAAGATGATGAGTATAAACACGAAGAGGCTTTGCCACATAATGCCAGTTGACATATGCTCCAATAATTAGACCAACAGCTATCCAACTCCCAACAACCCCTTGGCTATACATCATGCCAGGAAGTCCTAAAAGCAACCATCCGCTCATGTCTGATGCTCCCGCACTCAGTGCTGTAACTCCAGGTCCTAAGCTTCTTCCGCCTAAAACAAAATCGCTAAGATCATCTGTTTTAAAATAAAAGTAGATACCTATCCCTATCATTACTAGCATATATGCTACAAATGAAATAATTACTGGTGTTTCCATTATTTTTTTCCTTTTTTTAAGACCGAGAAGTCCTAGATTGCCATTTCTATAAAAACTGTCTGATACACTCTGCTCAATAAAAAATGCATAAGTTAATACGCACATACATAAATATAAATATTCTAATGCATCTTATCATCCATGTCTTATTATTTATGCCATCATTATATCAGAATAGCTTTTCGAAGGTTCTCATAACCTGCGCAGTAACCTCCACAAATCAAATACCTGACTACATTTCTAGTAATTGTTAATGACTATATTTTAAATTATAAGAAAAAATAATTATTTAGCTTGAAATATTTTACTTTAAATTCGAAATATCATAATTAAAATTTCGTACTATTCTTAAAAAATGATAAAATAAGAAAAAACAACAAGGGAAATATTATGTCACATACACTAATTCACAATGAAGCAGAATCTAAATATGAATACCATATTGATGGGCACATAGCTTATATCACCTATAATGAAGACCAAGAAGGGCATATGCATCTTACTCACACTATTGTACCTGATGCACTTGCTGGGAAAGGTCTTGCGAAAAATCTTTTAGAAGATGTTTTAGAAGAATTTAAAAAGAGTAATAAAAAAGCAGTTGCACAGTGCACTTACGTTGTAAAGTATCAAGAAAAACATCCTGAGTTAAGTGATCGTTTCGCTTAAAATATGGCTCTTTTAGCACTTCTTTAAAGTTGTACTAAAGAGCAGATTTTTTAAGTTGTGTTTGAAATTATGAACTGTTCCTTGCTACATGTAATAAAATATTAGTCTTTAAACCAGTGTGGGTTATTTTCAATATTATGTTGCAGTTTTTCATACTCTGTTTTTGGTAAATTATTAATATCATCCTTATCAATAATTTGGATATTTGTTATATCATTATTATTACTATCATTTCGTAAATATTTTAATATAAGTTTTCCATCAGCATAAACTTCTTGTTTGATTATTTCATCATTATCATTATATGTTATACATTCGCCATGTAACTTGCCATTATTATATGTTTTAGTGCTTTTTACACTTTCGTTTGCTTTAGGAATGAAATATTTTGTTTCTACTCCATGTCTCTTATCTTCTACAAAATACTCTACTTTTGACAAAACGCCTTTCATAGTGAAGTGCTTAACTTCTTTAATACCATCTTTAAAATTAATTAGCTCCCTAACATAAGCATCTTTAGCATTATAATAATGCTTTGTAACAAACGTGTCACCATCTATATATGTTTCAGTTTCTATATTTTTACTTGGATAATTAATTATTTTGTGTTTTTCTTTCATTATAGTCCTTTGATTTATTAGATAAGTTTCGATGGTCTCCCTACGTGGACTCGAACCACGAGCTATCCCTTAGGAGGGGACTGCTTTATCCAGTTAAGCGATAAGGAGAAAATGTAAGGTTGGTATTGATGCAAAAGTAAAATATTATTACAATTGTCAATAACATTTTATCCAAATACTTAGCTAGTTAAACATTAAAAGTGCTACAATTTCATAAATACAACTAAGGAATATTTGATGAAAATAGCTATCCCCGTAAAAGATGATAATTTAGAGTTTTTCGGTAATGCAGGGCATACTCCAAAGTTTGCCATATATAATATGAATGGAACAGGAATGTTTAGATCATTTAAATTGGATGTTGTAAAAAACAACCCTAGAACTGACATTGACCATAACGATGAGGAGCACAGCTGTGCCCATGACGGTGATGATGCAGCCCATATAGCTCAACATGAAAGAATGGGAACAGTTCTTAATGAGTGCGACTATATAGTTGTTGCAAGAGCATGTAAAAACACTGCAAATACAATGAACTCACATGGTGTTAAAATCGTAAAATATAGTGGTGATTCATCTCAAGCAGACTCTATACTAAAAGAAGTTTCGTCTAAGTTTATAAAATAATTTTCTCATTTGCAGATGGAAACTAAGCCTCTTTCCATCTCTCTTGTCTGATTATTACACTATTTTCTTCATCAATCAGACTAAGTTCACCGTCACTAATATTACACTGCAAAGAGATTGCTCTAATAGCTAGTTCTTCTATATCACCATCTATACTAAGATAAATAACAGAGAGGTTTTTAAAACGCTTAAGAGATTTTTCTGCCTGTTTCCACCATGCTGATGCAGCACCATCTTGATATGTATATATTATAACTTTATCAGAGCGTCCGCACGCTTTTTTAATACGTTTTTCATCAGGCTGACCCAAATCAATCCATAGCTTTATTTCACCGTCTAAAGACTTCTCCCACAAGTCCGGTTCATCATCCTGTGAAATCCCTTTACAAAATACCAATGTCTCATTAGCATTAAGAACAAAAGCGCTTAACCTAACCATTAATCTCAAGTCATTTTCTGATGGGTGTTTAGCGAGGGTAAAGTTATGCTCTGCGTAATAATTGCGGTCCATATCAGCAATGTTAAGTGCAGCCTTATGAATAGTTGCTTTTGCAGCCATATAATTCCTTTAATTAATTCTATAATAGTTAAGAGTATACAGTAATAGAGTTTTTATTCTATTTTTTTAGTAAAAATATGTGACAATGCCACCATAAATTTAATGAAAAAGCAGTGAAGGCCAAGCATGAAAACACCTACTAAAAAAACTTATAACAACAATATGAAATCTACCCCTCATAATAATAAAAGAAAATCTTCTCCTAAAAATAAAACAATTGATGCAGCACCTAAAAATGAAGTTAAAGAGATGTTTATAAACTGGTTTAGAAAAAACAATAACGTTGGTCAGATTATGAGTAAACAAGATGTTGTGAAAGATATTTTAACTAAACTGGATTCAAAACAAAATGATGCATTAGAAAAAGCTATGAATGAACTAAAACATGATGGCTTAATCGAGGTAAAAGAGGATGGGGTCACATTGGTCTTGACTCAAAAAGGTTCTGATTTTATTTGATTATACTACACCTTTAAGAGTATACTAAAGCAAGCACCATTACCTTTATTATAAACGTTTAATGAGCCATTATGGTGCTCTTCTACAATTCTTTTTGACATGTAGAGTCCGAGACCTGTTCCATTTTTTTCATTTTTTGTAGAAAAGTATGGATCGAAAATTTTCTCTTTTATTCCAGGGTCTATTCCTCCACCATTGTCACATATAGTGATACTGTCTTTTTCTGTTGTAATTAGAATATGTGGGTTTTTTATCTGTTTTTCTTTAAAGTTATCTTGTGCATTTTTTAGTATATTTAAGACAACCTGCATCATTTCATTTGAATATGTCTTAATCTTTATATTAGAGTTATACTTGCATATTAACTCTACATTGTCACTCTTTAGAGAATCTTTTATAATCTGCAATGCTTTTGTTACTACCTCTTGAAGGGTGACTTCTATAGGCTCCCTATTTGGTTTATAAAAATTTCTAAAATCGTCTATAGTTTCAGTTAGGGTTTTAACAAAGTCTTCTATTTTTACTAGCCTATCAAAGAAATAGTTAGAATAAGCATCTCTACTCTCTTTGCTCTCTAGATTAAATGTTTCCAACTCAATTTTCATTTGTAAATTTACAACTGTTGAAGAAATTGCACTAAGCGGTTGTCTCCATTGGTGGGCTATCATGCTAAGCATCTCTCCCATCTGAGCAAGACGAGACTGTTCAATAAACCTATTCTCCTGCACCAATCTTTCTATTTTTAGTATGTTTTCAATTGTTATATCCCGAACAACGATAAGAATTCTTTCTCCACCTGGCATAAGGCTAATATTCATTTTCACATCAATTACGCCATTCTCCTTTGTGAAACAACCCTTTTCATAACCTTCATAATAACCATCTTCAATTACTTTTGCTAAAACTTTCTTTGACTCTTCTATCATCTCAGGAATAGTAAGACCAATGCATGATTTAGTATATAGTTCTTCTTTAGTGAAGCCGGTCATTATTTCATATGCATCATTAACAAATAAAAAGTTAGAGTTCAAATCTAAAATAGCTATACTATCTTTTGTTGTGTTAAAGATTGTTTCAAGAAAATGTTTTGATTCTTGAAGTTCTTTAGTCTGCTCATCTACTTTGCATGCAAGCGAATTGTTTACTTCGTTTAGCTTAAGTTCTAAGTTTTTCTCTTTGCTTATATCATTATGTGTTCCGCTCAAACGAACGGCATTCCCATCTTTATCAAACTGAGCCTTGCCTCGTCCTAATATCCATACCCATGAGCCATTTTTGTGTTTCATTCGAAAAGTGTGTTCAAAAACAGTTATTTTATGGCTTAGATAAGAGTCAATTTTATATAGAATTTGTTCGATGTCCTCTGGATGGATGTTCTCTTTCCAAGTTGAAAACTCATTAGAAAGTTCATCATCTTTATATCCAAGCATCTCTTTCCATCTAGGAGATAGATATAATTCATTTGTGGTTAAGTCCCAGTCCCATAAACCGTCACTACTCCCTTCCAATGCTAACTCTAATCTTTCTTTATATTGACGGTTACTAGTCTCAAGTATTTCTCTCTCCATCTCAACAGCGATTCGTCCTGAGAAAACTTCAAACAGTGTTTTAATAGAATCTTCATTCTCTATCTTTCTCTCTGATAGAGCTACTATTATCCCCATTACATTACCTTGAGAGTCGTGCAATGGAGTACCGATATAAGCTTCAATATTCATATCTATTAGAAGTTGGTCTTTAGGGTAAAGTTTGGTTATATCTTGTGTAAAACAGCAAACAGAGTTTTCGCTGACATCTGCACATGGAGTATTTTTTAATTCATAGGAAAAATTATCGACAATTTTGCCTTTTGCGGTAAGGGCAATCGTTGTGGAGTTGTTTTTTTTACTATCAAGGCGAGCAATGAAAACATAATCAACATCCATAGAAGAAGCCATACTAAGAACAATTCTCTCAAAAAACTGTTGGCCAGAGGAATTCTTTAGAGTTTCTATAATGCTTTTAAGTTTCAACTCCATTGTGTAGCCTTGTTATTTTATTTTTTCTACTACTTTACTGAGTGCTAAAATAAATTGTTCTGATTCCAATGGCTTTAATATATAATCATGAACCCCATATTTACTAACTTGACTCTCAAAGTCATATGCAGATAGAACCAAAGCGGGCACACTTGTGTTTAACTTTTTTAGCATCTCTATGCCATTTAAATTAGGCATCTGCATATCTGTAATAATCAGATCAAAGCAATGTTCATTAAACTTTTCAATACCTTCTTTACCATCTATTGCTATAACTATATCACTAAAGAAGTTGTTTAACATTTCGAGCGTAGAATCTCTCACTTGCCCATCATCCTCTACATACAGCAGTTTTAAAGTTTTAGTGATTTTTACAAGTTCTTTTAAATTATCTCTCAAATCGCAACCCCTGTTATATAATATTAATGCTTATACAGTATGTTAGCGAATGTAACCATAACTAAAACTAAAACTGTATCATTCCATCAATCGGGGAAGATGCAGTTGCGTAAGGTCTTTTTGGAATTCTTCCACTTAGATAACTCATTCGCCCTGCAATAACGGCATGCTTCATAGCCTCTGCCATAAACATTGGGTTTTGTGCTTGAGCGATTGCAGTGTTTGTAAGTACTCCAGCAGCTCCAAGCTCCATTGCATATGCAGCATCGCTTGCGCAGCCTATCCCAGCATCAACTATTACAGGAACACTTACAGCTTCACGAATAAAAACTATATTGTAAGGGTTTTGAATACCTAAGCCACTCCCAATAGGAGCAGCTAATGGCATAATCGCATGAGCGCCAGCGTCTTCTAGGCGTTTTGCCATTATTGGGTCATCGGAAGTGTAGGCCATAATAGTAAAACCCTCTTTAGATAAAATTTCACAAGCTTTTATGGTCTCTATAACATCAGGATAAAGAGTTTTTTGAGTATCTCCGATAACTTCTAGCTTTATTAAGTCAATGCCAGTAGCTTCACGAGTCAAACGAAAAGTAGTTATAGCCTCTTCAGCTGTTACGCATCCGGCAGAGTTTGGTAAAAACTTAACATTAGTTCCAGCAAAAGTATCACGAAGATTCTCTTGGTCTGGATTGGTAATGTTTAAACGACGAACCGCAACTGTTATTAG
This window encodes:
- a CDS encoding PAS domain S-box protein; translated protein: MELKLKSIIETLKNSSGQQFFERIVLSMASSMDVDYVFIARLDSKKNNSTTIALTAKGKIVDNFSYELKNTPCADVSENSVCCFTQDITKLYPKDQLLIDMNIEAYIGTPLHDSQGNVMGIIVALSERKIENEDSIKTLFEVFSGRIAVEMEREILETSNRQYKERLELALEGSSDGLWDWDLTTNELYLSPRWKEMLGYKDDELSNEFSTWKENIHPEDIEQILYKIDSYLSHKITVFEHTFRMKHKNGSWVWILGRGKAQFDKDGNAVRLSGTHNDISKEKNLELKLNEVNNSLACKVDEQTKELQESKHFLETIFNTTKDSIAILDLNSNFLFVNDAYEIMTGFTKEELYTKSCIGLTIPEMIEESKKVLAKVIEDGYYEGYEKGCFTKENGVIDVKMNISLMPGGERILIVVRDITIENILKIERLVQENRFIEQSRLAQMGEMLSMIAHQWRQPLSAISSTVVNLQMKIELETFNLESKESRDAYSNYFFDRLVKIEDFVKTLTETIDDFRNFYKPNREPIEVTLQEVVTKALQIIKDSLKSDNVELICKYNSNIKIKTYSNEMMQVVLNILKNAQDNFKEKQIKNPHILITTEKDSITICDNGGGIDPGIKEKIFDPYFSTKNEKNGTGLGLYMSKRIVEEHHNGSLNVYNKGNGACFSILLKV
- the putP gene encoding sodium/proline symporter PutP; protein product: METPVIISFVAYMLVMIGIGIYFYFKTDDLSDFVLGGRSLGPGVTALSAGASDMSGWLLLGLPGMMYSQGVVGSWIAVGLIIGAYVNWHYVAKPLRVYTHHLGDAITIPDYFSNRFNDKGNLLRIVTAVVILVFYTLYTSSGLVGGAKLFEVTFHLDYDTALLIGSFVIVSYTFLGGYNAVSWTDFIQGILMMLTLAVVPIVVIYDVGGISEGLRIIESVDPSNLDILNGASIVSVLSLMAWGLGYFGQPHILVRFMSIRHEDEMHRAKTIGMTWMIISIIGSLAVGFFGLAYVVSHGVDLKDSEKIFITLSQLLFNPWIAGFLLAAILAAIMSTIDSQLLVSSSVLTRDIYHVILRKDATDKELVWVGRLTVIAIAVIAWYISTDENSSVLKLVAYAWAGFGAAFGPLVILSLYNHNITKNGAIAGMLVGSLTVILYKQLEGGIFDLYELLPGFIAAWLAVVLFSKIGAKNSKDVEKTFYEVQDRLKKL
- a CDS encoding response regulator, which encodes MRDNLKELVKITKTLKLLYVEDDGQVRDSTLEMLNNFFSDIVIAIDGKEGIEKFNEHCFDLIITDMQMPNLNGIEMLKKLNTSVPALVLSAYDFESQVSKYGVHDYILKPLESEQFILALSKVVEKIK
- a CDS encoding thiazole synthase, which produces MDNILKIGKYELGSRLIVGSGKYKDFQTTKEATLASGSELITVAVRRLNITNPDQENLRDTFAGTNVKFLPNSAGCVTAEEAITTFRLTREATGIDLIKLEVIGDTQKTLYPDVIETIKACEILSKEGFTIMAYTSDDPIMAKRLEDAGAHAIMPLAAPIGSGLGIQNPYNIVFIREAVSVPVIVDAGIGCASDAAYAMELGAAGVLTNTAIAQAQNPMFMAEAMKHAVIAGRMSYLSGRIPKRPYATASSPIDGMIQF
- a CDS encoding YaeQ family protein; amino-acid sequence: MAAKATIHKAALNIADMDRNYYAEHNFTLAKHPSENDLRLMVRLSAFVLNANETLVFCKGISQDDEPDLWEKSLDGEIKLWIDLGQPDEKRIKKACGRSDKVIIYTYQDGAASAWWKQAEKSLKRFKNLSVIYLSIDGDIEELAIRAISLQCNISDGELSLIDEENSVIIRQERWKEA
- a CDS encoding GNAT family N-acetyltransferase, with protein sequence MSHTLIHNEAESKYEYHIDGHIAYITYNEDQEGHMHLTHTIVPDALAGKGLAKNLLEDVLEEFKKSNKKAVAQCTYVVKYQEKHPELSDRFA